Proteins encoded in a region of the Pseudothermotoga elfii DSM 9442 = NBRC 107921 genome:
- a CDS encoding flavodoxin, translated as MSLKKIFLILILLLLCFFLMGQDVQNKRSTNILVAYFSWGNNVARIPEKVDTITQASAIAPGHTGKVAQYIAEFTGGDIFEIVVEPKYSSNYSECLDQAAEQLRRKERPVLVKKVANIDRYDIIFLGFPNWWHTIPMAIHSFVEEHDLSGKTIVPFVTHGRGGLERTIRDLKAILSEDCRILEPLSTYERNVDRAKDDVERWLRELNFLR; from the coding sequence ATGTCTTTGAAAAAAATATTCCTGATACTAATTTTGTTACTGTTGTGTTTCTTCCTCATGGGCCAGGACGTTCAAAACAAAAGATCAACAAACATATTAGTTGCATATTTTAGCTGGGGCAACAACGTAGCACGAATTCCAGAAAAGGTGGACACGATCACTCAGGCCAGTGCTATCGCTCCCGGCCATACAGGAAAAGTTGCTCAATACATCGCTGAATTTACAGGAGGAGATATCTTTGAGATAGTTGTGGAACCAAAGTATTCCTCTAATTACTCAGAATGCTTAGATCAAGCTGCTGAGCAGTTAAGAAGGAAAGAGCGTCCAGTACTGGTTAAAAAAGTGGCAAACATAGACCGGTACGATATCATTTTCCTTGGTTTTCCCAACTGGTGGCATACGATTCCCATGGCGATCCATAGTTTTGTGGAAGAACATGATCTTTCTGGAAAAACGATTGTTCCATTTGTAACTCATGGGCGAGGAGGATTGGAAAGAACCATCCGTGATCTGAAAGCAATATTATCCGAGGACTGCAGAATACTTGAACCTCTCAGTACTTATGAAAGAAATGTTGATAGGGCAAAAGATGATGTGGAAAGATGGCTCAGAGAACTGAATTTTCTGAGGTGA
- a CDS encoding aldo/keto reductase, with the protein MKSLPQYPVQIPHRMIRPGWKGLNSRPEHIKKAVEGSLRRLRAEVIDILYQHRVDPNVPIEEVAGVVKELIEEGKVKHFGLCEASAETIRRAHKVCPVDVVQYEYSMWWRKPEEEILPTCEELGIGFVAYSPLGKGFLTGVISENSKFDEEDIRNRIPRFQKENLKENLALVELLKKIAERKGATPSQIALAWLITQKPWIVPIPGTTKLSHLLENIGGAFVELTPEELQEINDALSRIEIKGGRYPENLENMTYL; encoded by the coding sequence ATGAAATCCCTCCCGCAGTACCCAGTTCAAATTCCTCACAGGATGATAAGGCCAGGCTGGAAAGGACTGAACAGCAGGCCGGAACACATTAAGAAAGCAGTGGAAGGTTCTCTGAGAAGGCTCAGAGCGGAAGTCATAGATATTCTCTACCAGCACAGGGTGGATCCAAACGTTCCAATAGAAGAAGTAGCTGGGGTTGTAAAGGAACTCATAGAAGAGGGTAAGGTGAAGCACTTTGGACTTTGCGAAGCTTCTGCCGAAACGATAAGAAGAGCTCATAAAGTCTGTCCTGTTGATGTGGTGCAGTACGAGTACTCCATGTGGTGGAGAAAACCTGAAGAGGAAATACTTCCCACCTGTGAAGAACTGGGAATAGGCTTTGTAGCTTACAGTCCTCTGGGAAAAGGGTTCCTTACAGGAGTGATAAGTGAAAACTCCAAGTTCGATGAGGAAGATATTCGAAACAGGATTCCACGCTTTCAGAAAGAGAATTTGAAGGAAAACCTTGCACTTGTAGAACTCCTCAAAAAGATCGCTGAGCGAAAGGGCGCGACACCATCACAGATAGCTCTCGCATGGCTTATTACACAGAAACCCTGGATAGTTCCCATACCCGGCACAACGAAACTGAGTCACCTTCTGGAAAACATCGGAGGGGCTTTTGTTGAACTCACACCGGAAGAGCTCCAGGAAATAAACGATGCTCTCTCAAGAATAGAAATAAAAGGTGGAAGGTACCCTGAGAATCTGGAAAATATGACGTATCTGTGA
- a CDS encoding aldo/keto reductase, protein MQIPKVTLNNGVEMPILGYGVFQIPPEKTEECVYEAIKVGYRLIDTAASYMNEEGVGRTIKRAIDEGIVKREELFVTTKLWVSDAGYESAKKAFEKSLKKLQLEYIDLYLIHQPFGDVHCAWKAMEKLYKDGLVRAIGVSNFYPDRLMDLMVHHEVVPAANQIEIHPFYQRQEEIEFMRNYNIQPEAWGPFAEGRKNIFQNGVLRSIAEKYGKTVAQVILRWLTQKGIVAIPKTVRRERMIENISIFDFELTQEDMEKIAALDEGQSVFFSHRDPEVVKWICSLKR, encoded by the coding sequence ATGCAGATTCCAAAAGTCACTTTGAACAACGGTGTAGAAATGCCTATTCTGGGATACGGAGTTTTCCAGATACCACCAGAAAAGACAGAAGAATGTGTCTATGAGGCTATAAAGGTGGGATACAGACTCATCGACACAGCAGCATCGTACATGAACGAAGAGGGAGTGGGAAGAACAATAAAACGCGCGATTGACGAAGGAATTGTCAAAAGAGAAGAGCTCTTCGTCACGACCAAACTGTGGGTGTCGGATGCCGGTTACGAATCCGCAAAGAAGGCTTTTGAAAAGTCCTTGAAGAAACTGCAACTCGAATACATAGATCTCTATCTCATTCATCAACCTTTTGGAGATGTACACTGTGCCTGGAAAGCTATGGAGAAACTGTACAAAGATGGATTGGTAAGAGCCATAGGTGTGAGCAATTTCTATCCCGATCGGTTGATGGATCTGATGGTTCATCACGAAGTTGTTCCCGCGGCGAACCAGATCGAGATACATCCGTTTTATCAGAGGCAAGAGGAGATCGAATTCATGAGAAATTACAACATTCAGCCTGAAGCCTGGGGTCCTTTCGCTGAGGGAAGAAAAAACATTTTCCAGAACGGAGTGCTCAGATCGATCGCGGAAAAGTACGGCAAAACGGTTGCACAGGTAATTTTAAGATGGCTCACTCAGAAAGGAATCGTTGCCATTCCCAAAACTGTGAGAAGAGAGAGGATGATAGAAAACATCAGTATCTTCGATTTTGAACTCACACAGGAAGACATGGAAAAGATCGCAGCGCTCGATGAAGGACAGAGCGTATTCTTCTCCCACAGGGATCCCGAGGTCGTCAAATGGATCTGCTCGCTGAAAAGATGA
- a CDS encoding DNA methyltransferase, whose product MDRWVKIIIGDSRKMPEIDDESVDLIVTSPPYWHIKDYGIKGQIGYGQSLHEYLKDLYRVWNECFRVLKPGRRLCINIGDQFARSAIYGRYKIIPLHAEIVAQCEDIGFDYMGSIIWQKKTTMNTSGGANVMGSYPYPPNGMIEIDYEFILIFKKPGKSSKASADIKEKSKLTKEEWKEYFYGHWYFGGAKQIGHEAMFPEELPRRLIKMYTFVGDTVLDPFLGSGTTAKMSLEIGRNAIGYEINDKFLTVIENKIESKKNLFQSNFNVEIIKREHKINVDEINYTPTIKDAKPLINPQKFNSNSKLYKVVSIIDEQTVQIDTGLKVRFLGVDVIKNQEALNYLKNYVARKEILLRFEDDEPLNEDTVEAYVYLKNKIFVNAYLIKSGIAKADRQREYRYKSMFLELEKEVK is encoded by the coding sequence ATGGATAGATGGGTAAAGATAATAATTGGTGATAGCCGAAAAATGCCAGAGATAGATGATGAAAGTGTGGATTTAATAGTCACATCCCCTCCTTATTGGCACATCAAAGATTACGGCATCAAAGGGCAAATTGGTTATGGACAAAGTCTTCATGAATATCTGAAAGATCTTTACAGAGTCTGGAATGAATGTTTTCGTGTTCTCAAACCTGGCAGGAGGTTATGTATAAACATAGGTGATCAATTTGCTCGTTCGGCCATTTATGGAAGATACAAAATTATACCGCTGCACGCCGAAATAGTAGCTCAATGTGAAGATATAGGCTTTGATTATATGGGATCAATAATATGGCAGAAAAAAACCACAATGAACACCTCTGGTGGAGCAAATGTTATGGGATCTTATCCATACCCTCCAAATGGAATGATAGAGATAGACTATGAATTCATCCTTATTTTTAAAAAACCAGGAAAGAGTTCGAAAGCATCTGCGGATATAAAAGAAAAATCAAAACTCACAAAAGAAGAATGGAAAGAGTATTTCTACGGGCACTGGTATTTTGGTGGGGCGAAGCAAATAGGGCACGAAGCAATGTTTCCTGAAGAATTGCCAAGAAGGCTCATAAAGATGTATACATTTGTTGGCGATACGGTCCTTGATCCATTCCTTGGTAGCGGAACAACTGCAAAGATGTCTCTTGAAATAGGAAGAAATGCTATAGGTTATGAAATAAATGATAAATTCTTAACTGTAATAGAAAACAAAATAGAGTCGAAAAAAAATCTGTTTCAATCTAATTTTAATGTCGAAATCATAAAACGAGAACACAAGATAAACGTAGATGAAATTAATTATACCCCAACAATTAAAGATGCCAAACCACTCATTAATCCTCAAAAATTCAACTCTAACAGCAAGCTATATAAAGTTGTTAGTATCATTGATGAACAAACAGTCCAGATAGATACGGGATTAAAAGTTAGATTTCTGGGTGTTGATGTGATCAAAAATCAGGAAGCATTGAATTATTTGAAAAATTATGTTGCAAGAAAAGAAATTTTACTCCGTTTTGAAGATGATGAACCATTGAATGAAGATACTGTAGAAGCATATGTCTATCTTAAAAACAAAATTTTTGTGAATGCCTATCTCATAAAATCTGGTATTGCAAAAGCAGACAGACAAAGAGAATACAGATACAAATCTATGTTTTTAGAGCTTGAAAAAGAGGTGAAATAA
- a CDS encoding ABC transporter substrate-binding protein: MKKVLLVVGIMLILAIAVTAKTTITVWTFFSGGEGFIVTDLIKKFNAENPDIEVVEQIIEWGELYNKLTTAVVAGDPPDVSVMHLAMIPDFASRGALTAIDNYVSKDILSDYVPEVISKAHYNGKLYAIPIDTHPLVLYYNKKLLKKAGLTDQNGEVLVPKTWDELISYAKTAKDKLGLEVGISAENGPMTGERLFIAYYTQLGGEFYDAKTNTIKLDLEKAKKTYEFIKNLFDSGIIESMDYNTGESLFQNDQSPFHLNGVWAMAVYPTLDLEFGVTSVPAIPGSKPYTWADSHTWVLPKHPKDDQNKIKAAVKFIEWFAKNSAEWAKAGHLPVLNSVLKSDAFLKLPMRADYAQVANFVVPAPSMRGWVEIRQKMWELNQAVILNQITPEQGAKELQQTIKNVLSD; encoded by the coding sequence ATGAAAAAAGTTCTTCTGGTTGTCGGTATCATGCTTATTCTGGCAATAGCAGTCACAGCAAAAACAACGATAACTGTCTGGACATTTTTCAGTGGTGGTGAAGGATTTATAGTAACTGATCTAATCAAAAAATTCAACGCTGAAAACCCCGATATCGAAGTTGTCGAACAAATAATCGAATGGGGAGAACTTTACAACAAATTAACTACAGCAGTTGTTGCAGGAGATCCACCCGATGTTTCTGTCATGCATCTTGCAATGATACCGGATTTTGCCTCAAGAGGAGCTCTGACAGCTATTGACAATTACGTGTCCAAGGATATTTTGTCTGATTATGTACCGGAAGTTATTTCAAAGGCACACTACAACGGCAAACTCTATGCAATCCCAATCGATACGCACCCTCTTGTTCTCTATTACAACAAGAAACTTTTGAAAAAAGCAGGATTAACTGACCAAAATGGTGAAGTTCTTGTCCCAAAAACCTGGGATGAATTGATCAGTTATGCAAAAACAGCCAAAGACAAACTTGGTCTGGAAGTTGGTATATCTGCAGAAAATGGGCCAATGACTGGTGAAAGACTTTTCATAGCATACTACACACAGCTTGGCGGTGAATTTTACGATGCAAAAACAAATACAATCAAACTCGATCTTGAAAAAGCCAAAAAGACCTATGAGTTCATTAAAAATCTCTTTGACTCGGGCATTATAGAATCGATGGATTACAATACTGGAGAATCACTTTTTCAAAATGACCAATCTCCATTCCATTTGAATGGTGTCTGGGCAATGGCAGTTTATCCAACACTCGATCTGGAATTTGGTGTTACAAGTGTGCCTGCAATCCCTGGTAGCAAACCATACACATGGGCAGATAGTCACACATGGGTGCTTCCAAAACATCCAAAAGATGACCAGAACAAGATCAAAGCCGCTGTAAAATTCATAGAGTGGTTTGCAAAAAATTCCGCAGAATGGGCAAAAGCAGGGCATCTGCCAGTTCTCAACAGTGTTCTGAAATCTGATGCCTTCTTAAAGTTACCAATGAGAGCTGATTATGCACAGGTTGCAAACTTTGTTGTGCCTGCACCGAGTATGAGGGGCTGGGTAGAGATCAGGCAGAAAATGTGGGAACTCAATCAGGCTGTTATTCTTAACCAGATCACACCCGAGCAGGGTGCAAAAGAATTACAGCAAACAATTAAGAACGTTTTGTCAGACTGA
- a CDS encoding flavodoxin family protein: MNILILYDSFFSNTEKIARTIGEAFSPNEVNVLKVDNVKYRNLENLDLLIVGSPTRAFSPTRAIKSFLRKIPKDGLKGIKVIAFDTRFAEEKIRSSFFALPFFVKIFGYAADSISKKLTKKGGKLVVPSEWFFVEDVEGPLKDGEIEHTKRWVKKILKQIDFSGNQ, translated from the coding sequence ATGAATATATTGATACTCTATGATTCGTTTTTTTCAAACACCGAGAAAATAGCCCGCACAATTGGTGAAGCTTTTTCTCCAAACGAAGTCAATGTACTCAAAGTGGATAATGTAAAATACAGAAATCTGGAAAATCTCGATCTGCTCATCGTTGGCTCTCCCACCAGAGCCTTCAGTCCAACCAGAGCAATCAAGAGCTTTCTGAGAAAAATACCAAAAGACGGCTTAAAAGGTATTAAGGTGATCGCATTCGATACAAGATTTGCAGAAGAAAAAATAAGATCTTCTTTTTTCGCGTTGCCATTTTTTGTGAAAATATTTGGCTATGCTGCAGATTCCATCTCTAAGAAGCTCACAAAAAAGGGAGGAAAGCTTGTTGTTCCTTCTGAATGGTTCTTCGTTGAAGATGTCGAAGGGCCATTAAAAGATGGAGAAATAGAGCACACCAAAAGGTGGGTCAAGAAGATTCTCAAGCAAATTGATTTTTCTGGAAATCAGTAA
- a CDS encoding flavodoxin has protein sequence MKSLVVYYSWSGNTQKIARLIQELTDGDIVELIPETPYPSSYNATLEQAKKEIQANYKPPLKTKIDNIEDYEIIFVGSPNWWGTMAPPAATFLSQYDLSGKKIAPFISHGGGGKQRIVENIRKLCHNSKILKELVIYGSGGKGLENEISEWLKEVLK, from the coding sequence ATGAAATCTTTAGTAGTCTATTACAGTTGGTCCGGAAACACACAAAAAATAGCAAGATTGATCCAAGAACTGACAGATGGAGATATCGTTGAGCTGATTCCTGAAACACCTTATCCTTCATCCTATAATGCAACTTTAGAGCAGGCCAAAAAGGAAATTCAGGCAAATTATAAGCCACCTCTAAAAACTAAGATCGATAATATCGAAGATTATGAAATTATTTTTGTGGGTTCACCAAACTGGTGGGGTACCATGGCACCGCCTGCTGCCACATTTCTTTCTCAATATGATCTTTCTGGTAAAAAGATTGCTCCGTTCATCAGCCACGGAGGGGGAGGAAAGCAAAGGATTGTAGAGAATATAAGAAAATTGTGCCATAATTCAAAGATTTTAAAAGAACTCGTAATTTACGGAAGTGGGGGAAAAGGTCTCGAAAATGAAATTTCGGAATGGTTGAAGGAGGTTTTGAAATGA
- a CDS encoding DUF4405 domain-containing protein, whose protein sequence is MNLFKGKYSLFRIFHAVINFLLVAVMIGTTISSIAISQVFDFPIFVSTDLARKSHMVFSAWCFIMMAIHFGFHWKIFFGKMRRYIGSRIKKFILSIVLIYGTYQFFNRQIFHRMFGLINFTYFDYEEHIIVFFMDYLVVFMLIAYLSYSLVNSIKGG, encoded by the coding sequence TTGAATCTTTTCAAGGGTAAATATTCTTTATTTCGAATTTTTCATGCGGTTATTAATTTCTTACTTGTTGCTGTAATGATTGGTACAACGATTAGTAGCATTGCTATATCTCAGGTTTTTGATTTTCCAATTTTTGTTTCTACAGATTTAGCAAGAAAGTCACACATGGTGTTCAGTGCTTGGTGCTTTATAATGATGGCAATTCATTTTGGATTTCACTGGAAAATATTTTTTGGAAAAATGCGGAGATATATCGGATCGAGGATAAAAAAGTTTATTCTATCAATTGTTTTAATTTATGGAACATACCAGTTTTTCAACAGGCAGATTTTTCACAGGATGTTTGGTTTGATCAATTTCACATATTTTGATTATGAAGAACACATAATCGTATTCTTTATGGATTATTTAGTGGTGTTCATGCTGATAGCTTATCTATCTTACTCGCTCGTCAATTCCATAAAAGGGGGATGA
- a CDS encoding cupin domain-containing protein, with translation MVDDIFERGSKGSSDFFTGNVWVKMLVTDENGVFNTQIYNVVFEPRARTHWHSHPGGQILIVTRGKGFYQERGKLARMLKKGDVVYHRTWFTGMVRHPMKNSYI, from the coding sequence ATGGTAGATGATATCTTTGAAAGGGGTTCTAAAGGTTCGAGCGACTTCTTCACGGGTAACGTCTGGGTGAAGATGCTGGTCACTGACGAAAACGGAGTATTCAACACACAGATATACAACGTTGTTTTCGAACCACGAGCGAGAACGCACTGGCACAGCCATCCGGGAGGACAGATCCTGATCGTGACCCGGGGAAAAGGCTTTTACCAGGAAAGAGGAAAACTCGCGAGAATGTTGAAAAAAGGTGATGTGGTATACCACCGAACGTGGTTCACTGGCATGGTGCGGCACCCAATGAAGAACTCGTACATATAG
- a CDS encoding alpha/beta fold hydrolase produces MKSKTVAGYFNNGLPYNKFGHGPRDLVIFQGLTFENKPLSASMFRFFFKIYKFLGEDYTVYVVNRKSNLPDIYTLKNMADDYAKMITEEFEYPIDLIGVSTGGSIAQHFAADHPKLVRKLVIHSSAYTLNKKARDVQMHAGQLANQRKWREACFSLMSLSLSEKGIKKYMGKLLFWFISLFSKKLFGAPEDPSDLIVTIKAEDNHNFKNRLSEIAAPTLVIAGSKDPFYSEILFCETAECIPNAKLILYRKLGHPASGRKFARDVIVFLKEA; encoded by the coding sequence ATGAAATCAAAAACTGTGGCAGGTTATTTTAACAATGGCCTTCCTTACAATAAGTTCGGCCATGGGCCTCGTGATCTTGTAATTTTCCAGGGATTAACGTTTGAAAACAAGCCTCTGTCTGCATCCATGTTCCGATTTTTCTTTAAGATTTACAAATTTTTAGGAGAAGATTATACGGTATATGTTGTGAATCGAAAATCAAATTTGCCTGATATTTATACTTTGAAAAATATGGCAGATGATTATGCAAAAATGATCACAGAAGAATTCGAATATCCAATTGATTTGATAGGTGTTTCAACAGGCGGGTCTATTGCTCAGCATTTTGCTGCTGATCACCCAAAGCTGGTTCGCAAATTGGTGATTCATTCAAGCGCTTATACTCTTAACAAAAAAGCCAGGGATGTTCAGATGCATGCTGGACAGCTGGCGAATCAACGAAAATGGAGAGAAGCCTGTTTTTCCTTGATGAGCTTATCGCTTTCAGAAAAGGGAATCAAAAAATATATGGGTAAATTACTGTTCTGGTTCATATCACTTTTTTCGAAAAAACTTTTCGGCGCACCAGAAGATCCATCAGACCTGATAGTAACAATCAAGGCAGAAGACAATCATAATTTCAAAAACCGTCTGTCAGAGATCGCCGCTCCTACACTTGTAATAGCTGGAAGTAAAGATCCTTTCTATTCAGAAATATTGTTTTGTGAAACTGCTGAGTGTATACCAAATGCCAAACTGATTCTATATAGGAAACTCGGGCATCCTGCTTCTGGCAGAAAATTTGCCCGGGACGTTATCGTATTTCTAAAAGAAGCATAA
- a CDS encoding carbohydrate ABC transporter permease — MTVHNRKKHTLLAYLFFLPFGALLVVFKLIPFVNSVRMVFYKWDILGTPQFIGLSNLSRMFSDKVFLSSLWHTFYFVILTVPPIMILSFLVAVLANSKMHARGFLRSAFYLPYTLTISVVCLTWSLLYNPYFGLISKATKSIGLKTINWLVDPFWAMPAVAITTVWWTMGFCVILYIAGLQQIPSSYYEAAELDGASSFKKMIFITIPLLKRVHVLVIVTQIIASLQIFGQVYIMTAGGPAGKTRTVMQYIYEQGFRYFKMGYAQSMAFIMFLIMLVFSYLQLRLMISSSKEELI, encoded by the coding sequence ATGACTGTTCATAACAGGAAAAAACATACATTGCTTGCCTATTTATTTTTTCTGCCTTTTGGTGCCTTGCTGGTTGTTTTCAAATTGATTCCCTTTGTAAATTCAGTCAGAATGGTATTTTACAAATGGGACATTCTGGGTACACCTCAATTTATAGGCCTTTCAAATTTGTCGCGCATGTTTTCTGACAAAGTTTTTCTGTCATCACTGTGGCATACCTTTTATTTTGTCATTCTGACAGTTCCGCCAATTATGATTTTGTCTTTTCTGGTTGCCGTGCTTGCAAACAGTAAAATGCACGCAAGGGGTTTTTTGAGGTCTGCTTTTTATCTCCCATACACTTTGACAATCTCAGTTGTCTGTCTGACATGGTCTTTGCTCTACAATCCATATTTTGGATTGATCTCAAAAGCCACAAAATCCATAGGACTGAAAACCATTAACTGGCTTGTTGATCCATTCTGGGCCATGCCGGCTGTTGCCATCACCACTGTCTGGTGGACGATGGGGTTTTGCGTCATTTTATATATTGCGGGCCTGCAGCAAATACCATCTTCCTATTACGAAGCAGCAGAACTTGATGGTGCCAGCAGTTTCAAAAAAATGATCTTCATAACAATACCACTTTTGAAGAGAGTGCATGTTCTTGTTATTGTGACTCAGATCATAGCTTCACTTCAGATTTTCGGGCAGGTTTACATCATGACGGCAGGAGGACCGGCTGGAAAGACTCGAACAGTTATGCAATATATCTATGAACAGGGTTTTAGATATTTCAAAATGGGCTATGCACAGAGTATGGCTTTTATCATGTTCCTCATAATGCTCGTTTTTTCATATTTGCAGCTGCGTTTGATGATTTCCTCTTCAAAAGAGGAGTTGATATAA
- a CDS encoding MjaI family restriction endonuclease, with protein MAREWILNIATNRWGLNKKNSVGPVSQWIRECEPRSVKDWKQFYYKKLAGFLKTNGISLPPEEYIKELGRKLYVKVTEVIQAEIEEVTEDDCIQYIHDLVINRTYDGYLTEVKTIYGQLQRDLDVEIKPAPDKWDRLYNVDFYIQIGEKYIGLQIKPITYEQTPQISQWKKWIGKTHKKFEENFGGKVFIIFSIKKNGRKEIYNPEVIEEIKEEVERLKNEITQ; from the coding sequence ATGGCCAGAGAATGGATATTAAATATAGCAACAAACAGATGGGGATTGAATAAAAAGAATAGTGTCGGTCCAGTTTCGCAATGGATTCGTGAATGTGAGCCAAGATCAGTCAAGGATTGGAAGCAATTTTACTACAAAAAACTCGCTGGCTTTCTCAAGACTAATGGCATTTCACTACCCCCCGAAGAATATATCAAGGAGCTTGGAAGAAAACTGTATGTAAAAGTTACGGAAGTTATTCAAGCGGAAATTGAAGAGGTAACCGAGGATGATTGTATCCAATATATTCACGATCTCGTGATTAATAGAACCTATGATGGTTACCTAACAGAAGTGAAAACCATCTACGGGCAATTACAGAGAGATCTTGATGTAGAGATAAAACCCGCTCCTGATAAGTGGGACAGGCTTTATAATGTAGATTTTTACATTCAAATCGGTGAAAAATATATCGGTCTACAAATAAAACCTATAACTTATGAACAAACACCACAAATAAGTCAATGGAAAAAATGGATTGGTAAGACTCATAAAAAATTTGAGGAGAATTTCGGCGGAAAAGTGTTTATCATATTTTCAATTAAGAAAAATGGTAGAAAAGAAATCTATAACCCAGAGGTTATAGAAGAAATCAAAGAGGAAGTAGAAAGATTAAAAAACGAAATAACCCAATAA
- a CDS encoding aldo/keto reductase, which produces MQYREFGKTIKTSLLGFGAMRLPIINNDESQIDEEKAIEMIRYSVDHGVNYIDTAYPYHRGNSEKVVGKALKGGYREKVFLATKCPVWQVEKYEDFDRFLDEQLKKLQTDHIDMYLMHALNKERWQKIRDLRFFEFFEMAKKQGKIRFAGFSFHDKYSVFKEIVDNYNWDFCQIQLNYMDINYQAGLRGLMYASEKMPVVIMEPLKGGKLARLPDRAMNILKRNGKNWSAVEWSLRWLGNFPQVSVILSGMSTLDQVKENIDIAGRVTVNNLTEDDLKLIEETRKALESFAVINCTECNYCMPCPNGVNIPGNFRLYNETIMFEDIEGGKGTYRWFESQKMSASFCIECGECLSKCPQKLEIPSLLKRVHSEFVKR; this is translated from the coding sequence ATGCAATACAGAGAGTTTGGTAAAACTATAAAGACGTCTCTTTTGGGATTTGGTGCAATGAGACTTCCCATAATAAATAACGATGAATCTCAAATCGATGAAGAAAAAGCAATAGAGATGATCAGATATTCTGTCGATCATGGAGTGAATTATATTGATACTGCATATCCCTATCACAGGGGGAACAGTGAAAAAGTCGTTGGAAAAGCGCTTAAAGGTGGTTATAGAGAAAAAGTCTTTCTTGCCACAAAATGCCCTGTTTGGCAGGTAGAAAAATATGAAGATTTCGACAGATTTCTGGACGAGCAATTAAAAAAGCTTCAGACTGACCATATAGATATGTACCTTATGCATGCACTCAACAAAGAAAGATGGCAAAAAATAAGAGATTTGAGATTTTTTGAATTCTTCGAGATGGCTAAAAAACAGGGAAAGATAAGATTTGCTGGCTTTTCTTTTCATGATAAATATTCCGTCTTTAAAGAAATTGTGGATAATTACAACTGGGATTTCTGCCAGATTCAACTCAATTACATGGATATCAATTATCAGGCTGGTTTGAGAGGGCTCATGTACGCTTCTGAAAAAATGCCCGTTGTGATAATGGAACCTCTCAAGGGTGGAAAACTCGCAAGGCTTCCAGACAGAGCTATGAATATTTTAAAAAGAAATGGGAAAAACTGGTCGGCTGTAGAATGGAGCTTGAGATGGCTCGGAAACTTTCCACAGGTCTCAGTCATTTTGAGTGGAATGAGCACACTGGATCAGGTGAAAGAAAATATCGATATAGCAGGCCGAGTTACAGTGAACAACCTGACAGAAGATGATTTAAAATTAATCGAAGAAACAAGAAAAGCCTTGGAATCTTTTGCGGTGATCAACTGTACAGAATGTAACTATTGTATGCCATGCCCAAATGGTGTGAATATTCCGGGAAATTTCAGATTGTACAATGAGACAATTATGTTTGAAGATATAGAGGGGGGAAAAGGAACATACAGGTGGTTTGAGAGTCAAAAAATGTCGGCATCTTTCTGTATAGAATGTGGCGAATGTCTCAGCAAATGCCCTCAAAAGCTTGAAATTCCTTCACTTCTCAAAAGGGTTCACAGTGAATTTGTGAAAAGATAA
- a CDS encoding cupin domain-containing protein, whose amino-acid sequence MSFIVWVKMLVTDENGVFNTQIYNVVFEPRARTHWHSHPGGQILIVTRGKGFYQERGKLARMLKKGDVVYHRTWFTGMVRHPVKNSYI is encoded by the coding sequence ATGTCGTTTATCGTCTGGGTGAAGATGTTAGTCACTGACGAAAACGGAGTATTCAACACACAGATATACAACGTTGTTTTCGAACCACGAGCGAGAACGCACTGGCACAGCCATCCGGGAGGACAGATCCTGATCGTGACCCGGGGAAAAGGCTTTTACCAGGAAAGAGGAAAACTCGCGAGAATGTTGAAAAAAGGTGATGTGGTATACCACCGAACGTGGTTCACTGGCATGGTGCGGCACCCAGTGAAGAACTCGTACATATAG